The Jaculus jaculus isolate mJacJac1 chromosome 14, mJacJac1.mat.Y.cur, whole genome shotgun sequence nucleotide sequence GCAGCGCGTGGCAGGCGCGGGCGCCCGGGTGCTCGCAGCGCCTCCAGCACCCGCTCCGCTACGTGGTGGTCTCGCACACGGCGGGCAGCCCCTGCCACAGCCCGGCCTCCTGCCAGCAGCAGGCCCGCATCGTGCAGCACTACCACCAGCAGACGCTGGGCTGGTGCGACGTGGGCTACAAGtgagtgggggggggcgggggcgggggtcgGCTCGTTTTCTTGGTGGGGGAGAATGAaggtattcttttattattatttatttgacaagagagaaagagggaaaaagagaatgggcgtgccagggctccagccactgcaaacgaatgcatgcgcccccttgtgcatctggcttacgtgggaatcgaacctaggtcctttgcccttgcagacaaacgccttaactgctaagccatccctccagtcccctgcGGCTCGTCCTAACTCtcctggtggggtgggggaacatCCTCCACCTCCTTAGATTGGGTCTTTTCTTAGGGTAACAGGCTTTAGGGGGTTGCCTTGTCAGGAGGATGGAGCCAGACTTGACTGAGCCCACCTCCAGGTCCCCATGTCACCATCTTGAGCAACGGGTGCACTGCTGCCCGAGACAGCATGGACGGGTCCTGTCCACTCCTCCTCGGCACAGGGCGATGGGATTATaaccgccccccccacacacacaccattcagaTCTATGATACTGCCTAGCATGGCATAggagccccccccaaaaaatgcatGGGTCATTGCCATTGCCACCAGGCACCTACTAGGTGCCAGGACTGGGGACACTGCTGGAAACTGCCACTCCAGCCCTATGTGCTCAAAGACCAGCAGCAAGCAGCGGCAGAGGCAGATTTGGAGGGGAGTTTAGATGGATGACGGAGGCAGGATGGAGTCATGCATACTGGCTCACCTGTGTAACCCCAACAGAGGTTACAGgctgaggccaggctgagcttagagcaaaaccctgtcttaaatggctggagagatggcttagtggttaaggcctgcaaagcctaaggagccaggttcaattctccatgtcccacataaaccagatgcacatagtggcacatgcgtctggagttcgcttgcagtggctggagaccctggcatacccatcctctcctttcccccctcctctttctggtaagtaaatctttaaaaatcaaaatctttaaaaaacaaaacaaaacaaaaaacgtcttgccaggcgttgtggtgcacgcctttaattccagcacttgggaagcagaggtaggaggattgccgtgagttcgaggccaccctgagactccatagtgaattccaggtcagcctgggctggagtaagaccctacctggaaaaacaaaaacaaaaacaacaacaacaacaaaaaaccccaaaaccaaaaaaaccaaaaccaaaaaaaccctgtCTTAACAGGagcggggttgggggtggggttgcAGGTGATTGAGGGTAACCCTCAGAAGTCAGGCCCTTAAGGTGAGGGAAGGCCTCCCAGAGGCTGTGACTTTGAGGTGACTCTGGGGGGGGAACTGCAGTAGGAGACCCCACAGGACGAATGCTAGGAGCAAGTCTGACAGGTGGAGGCCGCTGGACAGAACTGGGGCAGCAGTGTGAATGACCGCAGGGCCAGCCGGAAGTACCTCGTGGTAAGATGGGACCCACAGAAGGTTCTAGGCTGTGAGGGCACAGGCTGGCTCGGGTTCTTGGAGACTCACCCTCTGGCTGCAGTGAACTAACCACAGGGAATGAGGGCAGGACAGGTCCCTTGTTCAGAGTCACAGAGTCCCTCACACGGGCCTCTGTTCAAAGACAGTGGGGACATAGGAGCTCTGTGTGTTCTCCGGGCCAAGGTAAGCAACCTGCACAATTTACTGGAAATGGAGGCCCTAGGCCTCGCCAGTCTGTACTGTCAATCCCCACTGACAGAAACCTCAAGGATGTCCCTGGCCCTTCCTGCTCAAGATCTTATTACTCAAAGGCTCCAACTTCAAGGTCAGATGCAAGGGGTCAGGAGCTCCAGTCCTAAGCAGTACTACCAGAGCCCAGGCCCACAGCGTCTGCTCTAAATGGCCTTAGGAAGTAGCAGACCTGTTTGCTCTTATACTGTGGGGTTCAGGGTCAAATATTCTGGGTGTGCCCTTCTTATTTTtgctccaagcctcagtttccttgcctGTCCTTTGAGCTGTTGACTGTCCCCACCTGCCCAGGGTGGCCAAGGTTTAGATGCCTGCAAGGTGAAAAACACAGGaagcccctcccccccctgcCCTGGGCCAGCTGCCAGGAATGTGGCAGGAAAGTCACCTGCTTGATGCTTCTTCCCCAAACAACTGCCAGGCCTCAAGGCGGGCAGTGAGCTGGCTTAAGAAGTTCcaggattcttgggctggagagatggcttagcagttaagtgcttgcctgtgaagcctaaggaccccagttcgaggctcagttccccaggtcccacgttacccagatgcacaagggggcgcacgcgtctggagttcgtttgcagtggctggaagccctggcgcgcccattctctctctctctccctctgtctttctctctatgtctgtcgctctcaaataaataaataaataatgaacaacaacaacaacaaaaaaagaagttccaGGATTCTGTgtgtcatgggggggggggagggggtgagatccccatcccaccccaccccaccccagtgtAACTCCAAGGTGCCCAGGGAGATGCATTCAGTCAAAAACGTGTTGGAGTGAAGTGGATGGAAGGAACTCACTCACATCCTCGAGTCCTGGATCCTGAGAGGCCTCCATGGGCCAGAGGCAGAGGAGCAAGGGTGGACTTCTGAGGGCCAGGGAGGGGGCTCTGGGGACTGGACTGTCtgcatctcagcactggggaggacgACTGTTTGTGGGAgcacatgagagagagggagagaggaagggagggagggagacagaagggAACCAGGGGTGGGACTGCTGTGCAACCTTGGGGACTGACTCCACCCCCTCTGATTTTGTGTAAGACAGGGGTGACAGTGGCTCTCCTGCTgccagaaaaaggagaaaaaggtaGGCACAGAGGTGTGCTAGGAACGTGCCAGGGACAGTAAATGGCCACCATCAAGTTATGAATTGTggggaatgaaggaagaagagatGTGGGGGAAACTCTACCTGCAATGGCAGGAAAGGAGCACTGGTgagttttgggggaaggggtccTCACTGGGAAGACCACCTGTTCTCATCAAACCCTGCCCCCTCCAAACAGCTTCCTGATTGGAGAGGATGGGAATGTGTATGAAGGTCGTGGCTGGAACATCAAGGGTGCCCACACAGGTCCCACCTGGAACCCCATATCTATTGGCATCACCTTCATGGGCAACTACATGGGTGAGTGCTGAAtgtccaggagctgatgggagggaagcaGTGTTCGATCTCCAGTTGATCTATAGTatatctgctgggtgtggtggcgcatgcctttaatcccagtactcttggAAGGCTAAAACAGGacgatcaccaagagttcgaggccaggttgggctacaaagtgaggacggcctgagctagagttgagaccctgcttaaaaggaaaaaaaaaataaaaaaaagacgtgggaggcacaggcaggaggatcgtcctgagttcaaggccagcctggaactacagagtaaatcccacagcagcctgtgctagagtaagagcccaactcgaaaacaaaacaaacaaaaaacccgggcacggtgacacacgcctttaatcccagcactggggaggcagaggtaggaggatcaccatgagttcaaggccaccctgagattacatagtgaattccaggtcagctagagcaagaccccacctcaaaatagaaaaaaaaaaaaaaaaaaagcaagccagggtctttgtgtttaaggcacttgcctgagaagcctaaggacccatgtttgaccccacataagccaaacgcatGGTCTTACAtgcccacatgcccactaggagcatctggagttcaactgtagtggctgaggccctggcaggccacgccccccccatctctcacgcactctaaaataacaaaaaatctgttttaaaagtcaggtatggtgtaattccagcactccagaggcaaaggtaggtggattgccgtgagtttgagaccaccatgagactacatagtgaattccaggtcagcctacgctggagtgagaccctaccacaaaaaaaaaaaaaaaaaaaaaagcccagcatggtgacacacgcctttaattcctgcactttggaggcagaggttggaggattgctgtgaatttgaggctggcctgaactacatagtgaattgcagatcagcctgggctagattgaaactctaccttgaaaaaagaaaaccaaaataacaaacaaaagaaaggcagGATGGTGCCTGGTGccagctgtaatctcagcactcagcagatggaggcaagagaaccctgagttcaaacccaggctggaccacatagtgagttcaagaccaacttcAGCTCCATAGTGagcacctgtctcaaaaagtgctCTTTGACACACAGGAGGCGCCATCTAGATGTCACCTCATTAATGGAGGTaggagggccagggccagggccaggcaaTTCAGACAACCAGCTCTGGCTGAAGGCTTCCCCGTGCCGGGCGCCCCTCTAGCTTCACCTCCCACACGGCCTACGGAATCAGGAACCCTGACTTTCTCACCACAAATGTCCAGGGAACTGGGACACAGGATGGTTAAGACCTGCTAGAAGCTGTTTACCCGCCACCCTACCTCACTAGCTGTGCCCTCTGGGGAGGCCCCAGTCTAACTTCTGCGTGTGCCCCCTCCCACAGAGAGGGTGCCTCCGAAACGCGCcctccaggctgccttgaacCTGCTGGACTGTGGCGTGGCTCGGGGGTTCCTGAGACCCAAGTATGAGGTGAAGGGACACCGCGACGTGCAGCAGACGCTCTCCCCAGGAGACCAGCTCTACGAAGCCATTCAGAGTTGGCCGCACTACCGCGAGTGAGGCTCGGCAACGCCGCGATATGGCTCCAGAAATGGTtcccgcctccgcctccgcccCAACCGTCCTCCCTCCTGCTACCCGGTCCTCCAATAAAGGTGCAGTGGATTTCTGGGGGGTTAAAAGAGGGGTGCTGGA carries:
- the LOC123454698 gene encoding peptidoglycan recognition protein 1-like; amino-acid sequence: MSTSLAAAAGALLALLGLGACCSPVVARSAWQARAPGCSQRLQHPLRYVVVSHTAGSPCHSPASCQQQARIVQHYHQQTLGWCDVGYNFLIGEDGNVYEGRGWNIKGAHTGPTWNPISIGITFMGNYMERVPPKRALQAALNLLDCGVARGFLRPKYEVKGHRDVQQTLSPGDQLYEAIQSWPHYRE